In Nomia melanderi isolate GNS246 chromosome 4, iyNomMela1, whole genome shotgun sequence, the following are encoded in one genomic region:
- the Ubc10 gene encoding ubiquitin conjugating enzyme 10 isoform X2: MAATRRLQKELGDLRASPMKNFINIQVDESNILTWQGLILPDNPPYNKGAFRIEINFPAEYPFKPPRINFKTKIYHPNVDEGGNICLPIIHAENWKPATRTDQVVQALIAVVNDPEPEHALRVDLAEEFLNDRKKFLKNAEEFTKKHAEKRRESPSSNE, from the exons atggcAGCTACGAGAAGATTGCAAAAG GAACTCGGTGACCTAAGAGCTTCGCCtatgaaaaattttataaatattcaagtaGATGAATCCAATATTCTCACTTGGCAGGGCCTTATATTGCCG GACAATCCACCGTATAATAAAGGAGCTTTTCGCATTGAAATTAACTTTCCTGCAGAGTATCCTTTTAAACCTCcaagaataaactttaaaactaaaatatatCATCCTAATGTAGACGAAGGTGGAAATATCTGCTTACCTATTATACATGCTGAAAATTGGAAACCAGCTACAAGAACAGACCAAg tTGTACAAGCTTTGATAGCTGTAGTGAATGATCCAGAACCAGAACATGCCTTAAGGGTAGATCTGGCAGAAGAATTTCTTAACGATAGGAAAAAGTTTTTAAAGAATGCAGAAGAATTTACAAAGAAACATGCAGAAAAAAGGCGGGAGTCACCCTCTTCTAACGAATAA
- the fsd gene encoding transmembrane protein fates-shifted isoform X3 has translation MKHNILCNVTIDDFANSSRTHARLKKAVINVSSEVQHKEITEDKVWNETHSPDTDNSKKSSKGTLMSQTKYIEGTASKPSQMEEEEGIDYPLDVWFIISEYISPEAVGKFARICKSSYHVTTTGKFWLHLYKTYYKPVPGLPERLKPHFMVRMHGLRACVIRTLHHTYFASKRDVDSSIRLPLFHSFEQDEPHSLVKRKCCLMWHKVSNENKGKLLCYFYFKLKEVPKSTRNSIKEKPKVNGRKTEFLEMLEDVAVNPEEGCKLLRVACSRYSLLPPVTGLILQKVSVTLMQGFKNNRLQLGFGTSDVPNTLTHQVILNDVVKWQVLNWWHPSYPHEDKLTTIELPYSDFWDENLT, from the exons ATGAAACACAACATACTATGTA ACGTAACTATTGACGATTTCGCCAATTCATCGCGGACCCATGCAAGACTTAAAAAGGCCGTGATTAATGTATCGTCAGAAG TGCAACATAAGGAAATAACAGAAGACAAAGTATGGAATGAAACACATTCACCCGATACAGATAACTCCAAGAAAAGCAGTAAAG GTACGTTGATGAGTCAAACAAAATACATAGAAGGAACAGCGTCTAAACCGTCCCAAATGGAGGAAGAAGAAG gTATAGATTATCCATTGGACGTATGGTTCATTATATCTGAATATATAAGTCCAGAGGCTGTAGGTAAATTTGCTCGAATATGTAAAAGTTCTTATCACGTAACTACAACTGGCAAATTTTGGCTCCACTTATATAAAAC TTATTATAAACCTGTACCTGGTTTACCAGAACGTCTTAAGCCACATTTTATGGTTCGCATGCACGGATTACGTGCTTGTGTTATTAGGACATTGCATCATACTTATTTTGCTTCGAAAAGAGATGTAGATAGTTCTATTCGACTTCCATTATTCCACTCCTTCGAACAAGATGAGCCTCATTCTCTTGTAAAAAGGAAATGTTGTCTTATGTGGCACAAAGTGAGCAATGAAAAT AAAGGAAAATTGTTgtgctatttttattttaaattaaaagaagtaCCAAAATCGACCAGGAACTCAATAAAAGAGAAACCTAAAGTAAATGGTAGAAAGACAGAATTTCTTGAAATGTTGGAAGATGTAGCTGTAAATCCGGAAGAGGGTTGTAAACTACTTAGG GTAGCTTGTTCAAGGTATAGTCTGTTACCACCAGTAACCGGACTGATTTTACAAAAGGTATCAGTGACTTTAATGCAAGGTTTTAAAAATAACAGATTACAGTTGGGTTTTGGAACATCCGATGTTCCTAATACATTAACGCACCAAGTGATATTAAATGATGTCGTCAAGTGGCAAGTTCTGAACTGGTGGCATCCATCCTATCCCCATGAAGATAAGCTTACTACCATTGAATTACCGTACAGTGATTTTTGGGATGAGAACTTAACATAA
- the fsd gene encoding transmembrane protein fates-shifted isoform X2 translates to MSISRKKSYRKTSTGSGKNFIGDVTIDDFANSSRTHARLKKAVINVSSEVQHKEITEDKVWNETHSPDTDNSKKSSKGTLMSQTKYIEGTASKPSQMEEEEGIDYPLDVWFIISEYISPEAVGKFARICKSSYHVTTTGKFWLHLYKTYYKPVPGLPERLKPHFMVRMHGLRACVIRTLHHTYFASKRDVDSSIRLPLFHSFEQDEPHSLVKRKCCLMWHKKGKLLCYFYFKLKEVPKSTRNSIKEKPKVNGRKTEFLEMLEDVAVNPEEGCKLLRVACSRYSLLPPVTGLILQKVSVTLMQGFKNNRLQLGFGTSDVPNTLTHQVILNDVVKWQVLNWWHPSYPHEDKLTTIELPYSDFWDENLT, encoded by the exons ATGTCTATATCACGAAAAAAGTCCTATAGAAAGACCAGTACCGGGAGTGGAAAGAATTTTATCGGAG ACGTAACTATTGACGATTTCGCCAATTCATCGCGGACCCATGCAAGACTTAAAAAGGCCGTGATTAATGTATCGTCAGAAG TGCAACATAAGGAAATAACAGAAGACAAAGTATGGAATGAAACACATTCACCCGATACAGATAACTCCAAGAAAAGCAGTAAAG GTACGTTGATGAGTCAAACAAAATACATAGAAGGAACAGCGTCTAAACCGTCCCAAATGGAGGAAGAAGAAG gTATAGATTATCCATTGGACGTATGGTTCATTATATCTGAATATATAAGTCCAGAGGCTGTAGGTAAATTTGCTCGAATATGTAAAAGTTCTTATCACGTAACTACAACTGGCAAATTTTGGCTCCACTTATATAAAAC TTATTATAAACCTGTACCTGGTTTACCAGAACGTCTTAAGCCACATTTTATGGTTCGCATGCACGGATTACGTGCTTGTGTTATTAGGACATTGCATCATACTTATTTTGCTTCGAAAAGAGATGTAGATAGTTCTATTCGACTTCCATTATTCCACTCCTTCGAACAAGATGAGCCTCATTCTCTTGTAAAAAGGAAATGTTGTCTTATGTGGCACAAA AAAGGAAAATTGTTgtgctatttttattttaaattaaaagaagtaCCAAAATCGACCAGGAACTCAATAAAAGAGAAACCTAAAGTAAATGGTAGAAAGACAGAATTTCTTGAAATGTTGGAAGATGTAGCTGTAAATCCGGAAGAGGGTTGTAAACTACTTAGG GTAGCTTGTTCAAGGTATAGTCTGTTACCACCAGTAACCGGACTGATTTTACAAAAGGTATCAGTGACTTTAATGCAAGGTTTTAAAAATAACAGATTACAGTTGGGTTTTGGAACATCCGATGTTCCTAATACATTAACGCACCAAGTGATATTAAATGATGTCGTCAAGTGGCAAGTTCTGAACTGGTGGCATCCATCCTATCCCCATGAAGATAAGCTTACTACCATTGAATTACCGTACAGTGATTTTTGGGATGAGAACTTAACATAA
- the Arp6 gene encoding actin-related protein 6, whose product MSSSTFVLDNGANTAKVGLASDNPKLVPNCIMKAKSERRRPFVGNQIEECRDASGLFYILPFQKGYLVNWDVQKTVWDYIFSKESCPVNLSHLSVIVTEPLYNFSTVQEAMTEIFFEEYECQSLLRINASTLSCYQYKAENPNTKCCIVVDSGYSFTHIVPYVNDTKVKEGIRRIDVGGKLLTNHLKEIISYRQLHVMDETYVINQVKEDSCFVSQDFFKDMEIARSKLENNPIIKDYVLPDYTTLRRGFLKNPEPLNEQQTLRLSNERFAIPEILFYPSDVGIRQMGIPEAIMDCLKACDEETWPHLLSNIILTGGNAKFTGFRDRIYKEVRSLAPAEYTINVYLPENPITYAWYGGKTLSKDPSFSSLLVTREEYEEEGQNLCFEKFDV is encoded by the exons atgagCAGTTCCACCTTCGTTCTTGATAATGGAGCCAACACTGCAAAAGTTGGGTTAGCATCTGACAACCCAAA ATTGGTTCCTAATTGCATAATGAAAGCGAAAAGTGAACGACGAAGACCGTTCGTTGGAAATCAAATTGAAGAATGTCGAGATGCGTCTGGACTCTTTTATATATTGCCCTTTCAAAAGGGTTACCTTGTTAATTGGGATGTTCAGAAAACAGTGTgggattatatattttcaaaggaaTCGTGTCCTGTAAATTTAAGTCACCTTTCTGTAATTGTGACCGAACCATTGTACAATTTCTCCACTGTTCAAGAAGCTATGACTGAGATATTCTTCGAGGAATACGAATGCCAAAGTTTACTGAGAATCAATGCGTCCACTCTCTCCTGTTATCAGTATAAGGCAGAAAATCCTAACACAAAGTGCTGCATAGTAGTTGATAGTGGATATAGTTTTACTCATATAGTACCTTATGTAAATGATACTAAGGTAAAGGAAGGTATCAGACGCATCGATGTGGGTGGAAAGCTTCTTACGAATCacttaaaagaaataatatcttaTAGACAACTACACGTTAtggatgaaacttatgtgataAATCAGGTGAAAGAGGATTCTTGTTTCGTGTCTCAAGACTTTTTCAAGGATATGGAAATAGCTAGAAGTAAATTGGAGAATAACCCCATAATCAAAGATTACGTTTTACCAGATTACACAACACTGAGAcgtggttttctgaaaaatcctGAACCTCTTAACGAACAACAAACTTTACGATTAAGCAATGAAAGATTTGCCATaccagaaatattattttatccctCTGATGTGGGTATTCGGCAAATGGGTATTCCAGAAGCAATTATGGATTGCTTAAAAGCATGCGACGAAGAAACATGGCCTCACCTTTTGTCTAACATCATTCTTACCGGTGGAAATGCAAAATTCACAGGATTTCGAGATAGAATTTATAAGGAAGTGAGAAGCCTTGCTCCTGCAGAGTAtactataaatgtttatttacccGAGAA cCCAATTACATATGCATGGTATGGTGGCAAAACGTTATCTAAAGATCCATCGTTTTCAAGTCTTTTAGTCACTAGAGAAGAATATGAGGAAGAAGGACAAAACCTTTGTTTCGAAAAATTCGACGTTTAA
- the fsd gene encoding transmembrane protein fates-shifted isoform X1, whose amino-acid sequence MSISRKKSYRKTSTGSGKNFIGDVTIDDFANSSRTHARLKKAVINVSSEVQHKEITEDKVWNETHSPDTDNSKKSSKGTLMSQTKYIEGTASKPSQMEEEEGIDYPLDVWFIISEYISPEAVGKFARICKSSYHVTTTGKFWLHLYKTYYKPVPGLPERLKPHFMVRMHGLRACVIRTLHHTYFASKRDVDSSIRLPLFHSFEQDEPHSLVKRKCCLMWHKVSNENKGKLLCYFYFKLKEVPKSTRNSIKEKPKVNGRKTEFLEMLEDVAVNPEEGCKLLRVACSRYSLLPPVTGLILQKVSVTLMQGFKNNRLQLGFGTSDVPNTLTHQVILNDVVKWQVLNWWHPSYPHEDKLTTIELPYSDFWDENLT is encoded by the exons ATGTCTATATCACGAAAAAAGTCCTATAGAAAGACCAGTACCGGGAGTGGAAAGAATTTTATCGGAG ACGTAACTATTGACGATTTCGCCAATTCATCGCGGACCCATGCAAGACTTAAAAAGGCCGTGATTAATGTATCGTCAGAAG TGCAACATAAGGAAATAACAGAAGACAAAGTATGGAATGAAACACATTCACCCGATACAGATAACTCCAAGAAAAGCAGTAAAG GTACGTTGATGAGTCAAACAAAATACATAGAAGGAACAGCGTCTAAACCGTCCCAAATGGAGGAAGAAGAAG gTATAGATTATCCATTGGACGTATGGTTCATTATATCTGAATATATAAGTCCAGAGGCTGTAGGTAAATTTGCTCGAATATGTAAAAGTTCTTATCACGTAACTACAACTGGCAAATTTTGGCTCCACTTATATAAAAC TTATTATAAACCTGTACCTGGTTTACCAGAACGTCTTAAGCCACATTTTATGGTTCGCATGCACGGATTACGTGCTTGTGTTATTAGGACATTGCATCATACTTATTTTGCTTCGAAAAGAGATGTAGATAGTTCTATTCGACTTCCATTATTCCACTCCTTCGAACAAGATGAGCCTCATTCTCTTGTAAAAAGGAAATGTTGTCTTATGTGGCACAAAGTGAGCAATGAAAAT AAAGGAAAATTGTTgtgctatttttattttaaattaaaagaagtaCCAAAATCGACCAGGAACTCAATAAAAGAGAAACCTAAAGTAAATGGTAGAAAGACAGAATTTCTTGAAATGTTGGAAGATGTAGCTGTAAATCCGGAAGAGGGTTGTAAACTACTTAGG GTAGCTTGTTCAAGGTATAGTCTGTTACCACCAGTAACCGGACTGATTTTACAAAAGGTATCAGTGACTTTAATGCAAGGTTTTAAAAATAACAGATTACAGTTGGGTTTTGGAACATCCGATGTTCCTAATACATTAACGCACCAAGTGATATTAAATGATGTCGTCAAGTGGCAAGTTCTGAACTGGTGGCATCCATCCTATCCCCATGAAGATAAGCTTACTACCATTGAATTACCGTACAGTGATTTTTGGGATGAGAACTTAACATAA
- the Cog2 gene encoding conserved oligomeric Golgi complex subunit 2, whose product MSSENMNLPKAPKDLCFTELDFIQENFNVDTFLQERKKKSKLETMRDDLGIYLKLLRSAMIDLINRDYIDFVNLSSNLIGLDKAINDLQAPLGQLKEEVMQVQQTLDNEINAISININESKKIREHKQSLYSLQYIFKSLNKLSSVLSLNTFLESPAKIDILEQAATEFNQLQFHMSRCKLDIIEDKQKEYKQLDQHYMTHLNEFFLACIQEKNSVLLIRCLRIYIMLDKVNDAENLVRDEIVSPLVDNVINMENLQVDSLGLQSIYNRLLNILSVELKQLLDITLHPNRCSVKGFNFLVNSFWINVEEKIEQHIKCIFAPGDPILFHSRYVATLEFLEKLEAEFVTSDSLTALKENVQYKNFLKKWNLPVYFQIRFQEIATNIETVLIEPISPASIKGTLESLTRNEFSLHATYIVWENLQRIWTDDVYLYQLFHKFWKFNLQICARYQTWSMAVLKEVWPIENEVGSLSKSEHSTKLNFLIYLNHDLQKLVEMLPSHLKMVSAKLKHQTPTILKLLEDSLYETITKFETIFSQITEEIVNEFLKQCVTHLKQVSDIPRLFRRTNRDVSTKPCAYVKNALAFLVNFHADYKKLIPNNVNYWLELTLSSLTEHYLASVTDVLTSVQKTEESLRRLKKIRDKSTGTLSSEVQGVSDDEKIRIQLQVDVQAYINMIAEIEIATSNVRYVEELLHTVEAATKR is encoded by the exons ATGTCAAGTGAAAATATGAACTTACCGAAAGCTCCTAAGGATCTATGTTTCACAGAGTTAGATTTCATCCAA GAAAATTTCAATGTCGATACATTCCTTCAAGAAcgcaaaaagaaatcaaagCTAGAAACAATGCGGGACGATCTgggaatatatttgaaattgctAAGATCTGCCATGATCGACTTAATCAACAGAGATTAcattgattttgtaaatttatcaAGTAATTTAATTGGATTAGACAAAGCTATTAATGATCTGCAAGCGCCATTAGGTCAATTAAAAGAAGAAGTAATG CAAGTACAACAAACTTTGGACAACGAGATCAATGCAATttccattaatattaatgagaGCAAAAAGATAAGGGAGCACAAgcaaagtttatatagtttacaatatattttcaaatcattaaataaactttcatcAGTATTATCGTTGAACACGTTTCTGGAAAGTCCTGCtaaaatagatattttagaGCAAGCTGCAACAGAATTTAATCAGTTACAATTTCACATGTCCAGGTGTAAATTAGATATTATCGAAGACAAACAAAAA GAATATAAACAACTGGATCAGCATTATATGACTCatctaaatgaatttttcttagcATGTAttcaagagaaaaattctgtccTATTAATTCGTTGCTTGAGAATATATATTATGCTGGATAAAGTAAATGATGCGGAGAATTTAGTAAGGGATGAAATTGTTAGTCCATTAGTGGATAATGTGATCAATATGGAAAACCTGCAAGTAGACTCGCTTGGCCTACAAAGTATATATAACAGATTGTTAAACATTCTGAGTGTGGAACTGAAACAACTTTTAGATATTACGTTGCATCCTAACAG ATGCTCTGTTAAAGGCTTTAACTTTTTAGTAAACAGTTTTTGGATTAATGTAGAAGAGAAAATTGAGCaacatataaaatgtatttttgccCCAGGAGATCCAATATTATTCCATTCT AGATATGTGGCAACATTAGAATTTCTGGAGAAATTAGAAGCTGAATTTGTTACATCTGATTCTTTAACTGCATTAAAGGAAAATGTACAGTATAAGAATTTTTTGAAGAAATGGAATTTACcagtatattttcaaatacgATTTCAAGAAATAGCTACCAATATTGAAACTGTCTTAATAGAACCCATATCACCTGCATCGATAAAAGGAACTTTGGAATCTCTTAcaagaaatgaattttccttGCATGCGACGTACATCGTGTGGGAAAATTTGCAAAGAATCTGGACCGATGATGTATATCTTTATCAGCTTTTTCATAA ATTCTGGAAATTCAATTTGCAGATATGTGCAAGATACCAAACATGGTCCATGGCAGTACTTaaagaa GTGTGGCCTATTGAAAATGAAGTAGGATCTCTGAGTAAATCTGAGCATTCCACAAAACTTAATTTTTTGATATATTTGAATCATGATCTACAGAAACTGGTAGAAATGCTTCCATCCCATTTAAAAATGGTTTCAGCGAAACTTAAACACCAAACTCCAACGATATTAAAGTTATTAGAAG attCTCTGTATGAAACCATAACaaaattcgaaacaattttttcgCAAATCACAGAAGAAATTgtgaatgaatttttgaaacaatgTGTAACGCATTTGAAGCAAGTAAGTGATATACCAAGATTATTTAGGCGAACAAATAGGGATGTATCAACAAAACCATGTGCTTATGTAAAGAACGCACTCGCTTTTCTTGTAAACTTTCATGCAGACTACAAGAAATTGATCCccaataatgttaattattggTTGGAATTGACTCTTTCTTCCTTGACTGAACA CTACTTGGCGTCTGTAACAGACGTTTTAACGTCAGTTCAAAAGACTGAAGAGAGTCTACGAAGATTGAAAAAAATACGCGATAAATCCACAGGTACTCTTTCTTCTGAAGTTCAAGGAGTTAGTGATGATGAAAAAATACGTATTCAATTGCAAGTTGATGTACAAGCTTATATCAATATG attgCTGAAATCGAAATTGCAACTTCAAATGTGCGCTACGTGGAAGAACTGTTACATACTGTTGAAGCAGCGActaaaagataa
- the Cul3 gene encoding cullin 3 has protein sequence MMKGSAKKESKMRIRAFPTTMDEKYVESIWTLLKNAIQEIQKKNNSGLSFEELYRNAYTMVLHKYGERLYTGLKEVVTHHLENKVREDVLRSLHNNFLQTLNQAWNDHQTSMVMIRDILMYMDRVYVQQNDVDNVYNLGLIIFRDQVVRYGCVRDHLRETLLDMVGRERRGEVVDRIAIKNACQMLMLLGINSRQVYEEDFERPFLQQSAEFYRMESQKFLAENSASVYIKKVEARICEESERAKHYLDESTEPRIVEVVEEELIKIHMKTIVEMENSGVVHMLKNQKTEDLGCMYKLFSRVSDGLRTVCDCVSQFLKEQGRAMVQEEHESTTNAVLFIQNLLDLKDRFDHFLHYSFNNDKNYKQMIASDFEYFLNLNTKSPEYLSLFIDDKLKKGVKGMTEQEIEGILDKTMVLFRFLQEKDVFERYYKQHLAKRLLLNKSVSDDSEKNMISKLKTECGCQFTSKLEGMFKDITVSNTIMDEFKDHVLTSNTNLHGVDISVRVLTTGFWPTQSATPKCSMPSAPRDAFDAFRRFYLAKHSGRQLTLQPQLGSADLNAIFHGPRREESSCTALDTPSSSSSIGNGSANGSLLSQRSSSCGNTRKHIIQVSTYQMCVLMLFNKRDKLTYEEIQGETDIPERDLVRALQSLAMGKATQRVLLKHPRTKEIEPSHCFCVNDSFTSKLHRVKIQTVAAKGESEPERRETRNKVDEDRKHEIEAAIVRIMKDRKRMPHNILVTEVTEQLRGRFLPSPVIIKKRIEGLIEREYLARTPEDRKVYTYVA, from the exons ATGATGAAGGGCAGCGCTAAAAAAGAGAGCAAAATGCGCATACGTGCTTTTCCG ACGACTATGGATGAGAAGTATGTAGAAAGTATCTGGACGCTACTGAAAAATGCTATTCaggaaattcaaaagaaaaacaattctGGTCTTAGTTTTGAAGAACTTTATCGAAATGCTTATACCATGGTTCTCCATAAGTATGGAGAACGTTTATATACAGGTCTGAAAGAAGTTGTAACACATCATCTTGAGAACAAAGTACGAGAAGATGTACTAAGATCTCTTCACAATAATTTCCTTCAAACATTGAATCAAGCTTGGAACGATCATCAGACATCAATGGTGATGATTAGAGATATTCTAATGTATATGGATAGAGTATACGTGCAACAAAATGATGTAGACAATGTGTATAATTTGGGGCTTATCATATTTAGAGACCAG gtGGTCAGATATGGGTGTGTTAGAGATCATTTAAGGGAAACTTTATTAGATATGGTAGGAAGAGAAAGAAGGGGAGAAGTAGTAGATCGTATCGCGATAAAAAATGCCTGCCAAATGTTAATGTTACTTGGAATTAACAGTCGTCAAGTTTACGAAGAAGATTTTGAAAGGCCTTTTTTACAACAGAGTGCTGAATTTTATAGA ATGGAATCTCAGAAATTCTTAGCAGAAAATAGTGCATCAGTATATATTAAGAAAGTTGAGGCTAGAATCTGCGAAGAATCAGAGAGGGCGAAGCATTATTTAGATGAATCTACTGAACCACGAATAGTAGAAGTTGTAgaagaagaattaattaaaattcatatgaaAACTATTGTAGAG ATGGAAAACAGTGGCGTAGTTCACATGCTTAAAAATCAAAAAACTGAAGATCTTGGttgtatgtataaattattttcaagagTTTCGGACGGATTGCGTACAGTATGCGATTGCGTCTCGCAGTTTCTCAAAGAGCAAGGACGTGCCATGGTTCAAGAGGAACACGAATCAACAACAAACGCTGTCCTCTTTATCCAGAATTTGTTGGATTTAAAAGATCGTTTCGATCATTTCCTTCATTACTCGTTTAATAACGATAAGAATTATAAACAGATGATCGCCTCCGATTTCGAATACTTCCTAAATCTGAATACAAAGAGTCCCGAGTATCTCTCGCTTTTTATCGACGACAAGCTGAAGAAGGGTGTTAAAGGG ATGACAGAACAGGAGATTGAGGGTATTCTAGACAAAACCATGGTTCTCTTTCGGTTCCTCCAAGAGAAAGATGTATTCGAACGGTACTATAAGCAACACTTAGCTAAACGTCTTCTCTTAAACAAGTCTGTCTCTGATGACAGCGAGAAGAATATGATATCTAAACTTAAG ACTGAATGTGGATGTCAGTTCACGTCGAAGTTGGAAGGGATGTTCAAAGATATAACAGTCAGTAATACTATTATGGATGAATTTAAGGATCATGTCCTCACATCTAAT ACAAACTTGCATGGCGTGGATATAAGTGTCAGGGTTCTAACAACCGGTTTTTGGCCAACGCAATCGGCAACGCCAAAGTGTAGTATGCCATCCGCCCCGCGAGACGCTTTCGACGCTTTCCGTCGGTTCTATCTCGCTAAACACAGCGGTCGCCAGTTGACGTTACAGCCACAATTAG GTTCTGCGGATTTGAATGCCATATTTCACGGACCACGAAGGGAAGAAAGTAGTTGCACGGCATTAGACACGCCATCGTCCTCCAGTTCGATTGGCAACGGGAGCGCTAACGGTAGTTTATTAAGTCAGCGAAGCAGTAGCTGTGGAAACACGAGGAAACATATAATTCAAGTATCGACTTATCAGATGTGCGTCCTGATGCTTTTCAACAAAAGAGACAAATTAACATACGAG GAAATTCAAGGTGAAACCGATATTCCAGAAAGGGACTTGGTTAGAGCATTGCAGTCTCTGGCTATGGGTAAAGCCACGCAAAGAGTATTATTAAAACATCCTCGGACAAAGGAGATAGAACCTTCACATTGTTTTTGTGTCAATGACAGTTTCACCAGTAAACTGCACAG AGTAAAGATACAAACGGTGGCGGCGAAAGGCGAATCAGAGCCAGAAAGAAGGGAGACGCGTAACAAAGTTGACGAGGACAGGAAGCACGAGATAGAAGCGGCTATCGTTCGCATCATGAAAGACCGAAAACGCATGCCT CACAATATACTCGTAACAGAAGTAACAGAGCAACTCAGAGGACGATTCCTGCCTTCGcccgtaattattaaaaagcgTATAGAAGGTTTAATTGAACGTGAATATCTGGCGCGCACGCCGGAAGATAG AAAGGTGTACACGTACGTTGCTTAA
- the Ubc10 gene encoding ubiquitin conjugating enzyme 10 isoform X1 codes for MAATRRLQKVIQSFGQSKSSQVELNELGDLRASPMKNFINIQVDESNILTWQGLILPDNPPYNKGAFRIEINFPAEYPFKPPRINFKTKIYHPNVDEGGNICLPIIHAENWKPATRTDQVVQALIAVVNDPEPEHALRVDLAEEFLNDRKKFLKNAEEFTKKHAEKRRESPSSNE; via the exons atggcAGCTACGAGAAGATTGCAAAAGGTAATTCAAAGTTTCGGTCAATCGAAGAGTTCGCAGGTGGAATTAAAT GAACTCGGTGACCTAAGAGCTTCGCCtatgaaaaattttataaatattcaagtaGATGAATCCAATATTCTCACTTGGCAGGGCCTTATATTGCCG GACAATCCACCGTATAATAAAGGAGCTTTTCGCATTGAAATTAACTTTCCTGCAGAGTATCCTTTTAAACCTCcaagaataaactttaaaactaaaatatatCATCCTAATGTAGACGAAGGTGGAAATATCTGCTTACCTATTATACATGCTGAAAATTGGAAACCAGCTACAAGAACAGACCAAg tTGTACAAGCTTTGATAGCTGTAGTGAATGATCCAGAACCAGAACATGCCTTAAGGGTAGATCTGGCAGAAGAATTTCTTAACGATAGGAAAAAGTTTTTAAAGAATGCAGAAGAATTTACAAAGAAACATGCAGAAAAAAGGCGGGAGTCACCCTCTTCTAACGAATAA